TTTCATATCTCAATTTCCACAGGGCTGTCCTCCAGAGAAAGCCATTTGTAGGTAGAAATGAGTGATAGACAGAAACTAGAGGAAGCAGGAGGGAGGAATAGCTAACATTTTCAGATCTTTGCATGCAACggagaaaattaattaaaaatctttCTAGCTGTCTCTGCAAGTTGACTGCATCTTTGAAACACTGGTTGAACATCTAAGCTAGATGGCTTTTGGATGCAGAATTGTATCCTTAGAAAAGGGAAAAGTCATTTCTCTTATTTATACACTTGGAGGGCACTGAGTAGTGTGAGGGGGAAGGGTGTTTGCCTGCAACTGCTTCTTAATGACGGTTGCTTAATTATCTTTAGGATGTGTTGATCCCTTGCAAGAAAGATATTAAACCTTGAAAGGTGCGAAGGAAATGAATCATCAAGTCTCTGCTTTTTGATTGCAGTGAAATTTAGTCTTGACTctcaagattaaatgagaaattgCTTTAAAGCTTTTCAGTCCCTGGTGGATTgtgaagctgaaaaaaaaaaaagtcaagttgcCACCTGCTGTAATTTGTCCTAATTAGCCAGTCTCATGCTGGAGTTGGGGGAgaactgggggtgggggaaaggaaggagagagagaggaatctTCCTTCTTAAATGCCCTAAATACTTCAGTGCTTGAAGGAAAGTATCTACCAGGATACAACGAATTTGTCTCCGAGACAGGAAGGTTGAACCAGTGTCCCAGATGCCaatgtgtctctttttatttgaacttaggtaaatttgtgtcatgggtgGCCATGTTACTCACTCTGTAGTGACAGGGAAGTGTGGGACACCCAGAGACCCATCATGGGGGATTAGAAGTGACCCTGGAGATCATCTTACTTACCTTTCTCACttaggaagaaactgaggccaaatGAGGCAGGGTGACCCAAGGTACCCAGCAAGGAACATGGTCAGGACTAGAATCAGAGCCTCCTGGCCTGGAGTTCAAGTCTTTATCACAGCACAACGCCTGCCTTTGGGCAGGGCCCATGTCCTTCTCCCAATTCTGCTACTTTTGGGACCCTGGGCGAGACACACACCAGATGGTATTAGACTAAGTAGGTTTTATTCCCTTCCCCCCTCAAATTCTCAATTtccataaataaaataaggcccTAACTGGAAACAAATCAGAAAATGTCCTCTTGCTGTTACCACAGAGGATAATCAGCCTCCTCACTGCAACTTAATCTGAGGGAGAATTAGAGCCTGTAGTGAATTTTCAGTAGTACCTGCAAAGCCCCCATCCTCCCTGATTTGAAAGTGTAAGAGAGAAAGGAGTGGAGGGGAGAAAAAGACAATCTGTATAGGAAGAATCATCCGACCTGCAGCTGAGGTTTGAAAAAGCAGCAGCATTCTTTCTacagaagagtttttaaaaatcaaccatGCCAACTCTAATCAACTGGTGTGTCTGAGAAGAGCCGCTCACACCTTAGGGATAAAAACTGTTGACAACTGATCGGTAATGTGTGCCGTGGTGGGGAAGAGGGGTTAAAagcacctccccacctccaccttgccatgtgtgtctctgtctctgtacaAAGGTCTGTTTACTGCACTCTAAGCTCTGACTGTTCAGTAAGGAACCCTCCCCACCAGCCAAGATCTCAGGGTCAGAGCCCCTTCCTACACACTCTTAGACTATAGACTCCTTGTtatcttctttcttctcatttcttcagTGGATCTTTGCTCTGAAGATTTATGACAAATTTTGGAGGGCTTGTGAATTCAGGCTTAGGGACGACAAATTAGATCTCCCCTATAACTTGATCAGGAGGTACCAAGTAAACATTGAAGCTGACGTAGAAACCCAACATTGATGGTAAACTCTTATCTTCTGTATCAGGGAAAAGTCCCAGCCTGCTGAAGCTCATTCCTCTACATGCTCATATTTAcccctggcccccacccctcAGCAGGTACACATAGCTGGGAGTCCTGGTGAGGTGGAGCAGAatttagttttcaaaaaaaaGCTGTGTCCCTACTGTCCGATTTCTCTCCACCGTGCTCTGGGCAGTATCTCTTAAATTGTTTGGCACGAAGTCCAAGAGGCTTTCCTAGACACTGGGCTAAATcttcatttcattaaaatgtcTATTCCCTTCTGCCATCTTGGACTGTTAGGAAGCACTGGAGGCAGAAAATTCTGAGTGGTTATCTCTGGCCACTAATCTTATTATTAcctttgtttcttctgtttcaaCCTTCCCTAAATACCAAGGGCTCctcgtgtctttttttttcctggcaagtgaataaaaagaagatattttcaGCTGCTTCTAGCTTCTCCCTCAGGCCAAAATCAGAAGAATAATTAGCTGTCCTTAAAGAGTGTAATGATTCAGCAGGAGCTTCCACCTGAACGTTTAAGAAGCTGACTGTTCCACAGAGCCTTAGAGGTCCCTGACGACACACTGCCGATAAAAACTGTTGTAGCCCTCGCAGACAAGATTAGTAAGATGTGAGGTTCTAATGAAGATGAAACAGCCGAGAATGGTGTTAGGAGATAGAAGGAAGGTGTCTCTGCTTTCTACCTAAAATTTCTGGTTCTACCTTGAATAtggctgctgttgttgtttgtttgtttttaggttgGGATGGCTGGGTGGACACCATGCCTCCAGTATGCCTTGTTGCTCTGTACCTCTAAGGTGTACCTTTAAGCATTAGCTGTTTAAAATTGCTGTTATGGGTCCAGGGTAACAGAATTCAGAGCCAGTCTATTGGAAATAGTGACCCTGCCTCAAACCCTCTGCTCTTCTTCCAGACCCCAGAGCATGAGGGCCGTTACTATGAATGTGATGTCCTTCCTTTCATGGAAATTGGGTCGGTGGCCCATAAGTTTTACCTTTTAAACATCCGGCTGCCTGTGAATGAGAAGAAGAAAATCAATGTGGGAATTGGGGAGATAAAGGATATCCGGTTGGTGGTAAGTGAATGTAATTGATCTTGGCATGTGTATTGGAGGGGAACTCCATCTCACTCATGGCACCTCTATGCCTCACCTgtctcatctgagaaatgggAATAACAACATACTCATGATGGCTGAGATAATAAAGTGAATTAATTTGTGTGAGAGattacagaaatggaaaacaatgcAATTATTGTGCCCACTTAAGATTTTAAATGGGCTTAAGATCACTTAAGATCATTATAATGATAAGATCATGATATAGTCATGATTGCATAATGAATAACACCAagataaaagtaaattttcttttttatgtgtttCACCTTGCAAGCACAATTGTTAAAGGGAATAGGGGTGGTTTAGGTTCTTTCCATCTTATTTGTTTAATTGGGGAAAAGTTAGAACTTGCTGCAAGGAGGACCTTTCTTTTCAACCTCAACAAAGTCTCACAATAATTgggtaaagaaacagaaaagcataaGAATTACCTATAATGTCCTACTATTTAGAGAAATAGTCACTGTTCAGGTTTTCATATATCTCCTTCCAGGCTTTTTATATACGTAGTAATTCCCTTACAAAAAGTAGGATCATATTGAACTgactttttttccttgctttcttatttaatggtatatataatataaattggTGAATGTAGTATAAATATACTTTACAATATTGGTTAGCATTTTATAGAATAGATTTACCTTAACACTTACTAATCTCAACATATTGACCATCTAGGATATCTGCAACTTTCTAATGAAAagcttacaaaaagaaaaaaaattgatcatGTACTTAATCATTATCTTAGCATAGGGAAAAAGCTCTTGTAGCCCTAGTAGACCAGATTAGTAAGATGTGTGAGGGTCGAATGAGGATTAAATGGCCAAGAGAGGTGTTAGGAGATATAGGATATCTCTGCTTTTTACCTAAAATTTCTGGTTCTACCTCAAATGTGGCTTTTTTGGGGGGCACACTGTAGGGGTGGTAGCTGGGTAGATATCATACACCCTGTAGGCCCTATTAATCCATACCTGCCCTATTAATCCATACCTCTAAAGTGGACCTTTAGGCAtgagcattttaaaatcagtGGGATGAGTCCAAGGTAAGATAATTCAGCCTCTCGGAAACAGTGACCCTGCCCCAAAGCCCCATGCTCTTCTTTCAGACCCCAGAGCATGAAAGCCATTACTGTGAATAGGATGCCCTCTTTATTTCTCTGGTCTCAGGTCCATAGCACAGGGCtcttttaatatgtatttctGTTATCTCTGAGGAGAGGCCAAGGGTGTATGAGGGCAGTGCATGCTATGAATGTGAAAGCTCTTGATCATGAACATTTTGCAGACAAGGTCTCCACTTACCTCTCCCACAAACGCATTTGCCAGTAGAAGGAAATGCTAAGATAATATTCACCTTCAAAATTATCACTGGTCTCTGCCTAGGGGATCCACCAAAATGGAGGCTTCACCAAGGTGTGGTTTGCCATGAAGACCTTCCTTACGCCCAGCATCTTCATCATTATGGTGTGGTACTGGAGGAGGATCACCATGATGTCCCGACCCCCAGTGCTTCTGGAAAAGTAAGAGCTGGTTTTGCAGTGCTCTTCAGGAATACTAGCTTCTCGTGATCTGCCAAGCTCTTGCTTTTGCTTGTGTCCATTTCAAGCAGCCAGTGTGTGACTTAGGCCAGTGATTTGACCAGGAGTCATCCTGGACTCCTTTTTCTCCTGCAGCTTTCCTATGCAAGTTGTGATTAAGTTAATCCTCAGGGTTCTACCTCTCTCACCTTTCTGgctctttttaattaatttatttattttttggagacaaagtctcacgctcttgtccaggctggagtgcagtgctgggatctcagcttgctgcagccttgactttaCAGGTTCCAGTAATcatcccatctcagcttcccagtagctagaaccacaggtgtaTACtccccagctagtttttgtattttttgtagagacagggtttcactatgttgcccaggctgatctcgaactcctgagctcaagtgatttgcctgcttcagcttcccaaagtgctgggattacaggtgtgagccaccacacccagctgacctTTCTGACTCTTTAACCTCTTTGCTCCTCGGGATACTCCGTGGTCAATCAGATACTTGTCTGTGTTGTAGTGAAGAAACTGCCCTAAGCCCAGCTCCTCTCACTTAAAGAAAGACAGTGCTCCTGCAGGTGTACCTACTTTCTCTCCACATCATTGACTTCTCCCTTTCTGCTGGATTCTTTCTATTAATATACAAACATGCCCTGCCATCTCCCCTTCTTAGACAAAATTCTCCCATTTCCCACTTCTCCCTGAAGCTACATACCCTCTTTCTGCCCCTCATTACAGCAATGCTTCTCAAAAACCTTGTGCATATGTCTTCTCCTCTGTTCTCTCTTGAGTCCCTTCCAGTCTGGATTCATCTCCAGCACTTTACTAAAACTGCTTTTCACAGGATCACCAACAACCTTCATAGTCCAAATCCAAAGATCATTTTTTagtcctcactttttttttttttttttttactcatccCAGCATCTGACATAATCAGTTTTTCTTCCCAGAGTCTCCTCTACTCTTCTGTTGGTCATTCTTCTTTGCTGACCAGCATGTAGGCTCCATTTCTGTCTCCTTCCATCTTTCCAGCCTCTTAGACTTTGGGACTGGGGCACCTGCTTTGGACCTCTTCTCTTTATTAGCTGTGCTTTCCTCAGGGGTGATCTCACCTACCTTCGTGGTCTGAAAAATCATCTGCTCTCTGATGACTCTTAATCTGTATCTTTAGCCTCAGCCTCTCCCAACTCTGGACCCAAATATTGCAGCTCTTTACTTAATGTCTTCATTTGCATTGAAAATGTCACATGTACCAAGGACAACACTTGATTGTGTCCCACTTCCAACCTGTTCCCTCCCAGAATCCCCATTTCAGTAAATGGCAACTCCATCTTTTCAGTTGTTCAAACTGGAAATGTAGCAGTGAGTCATCCTGTATGTCTCTGTTTTTCACACTTCTCATCTAACTCACCGGGAAGTCTCACCATTTCCACTGCGGCCACCCTAGTCTAACTAACCCACAATCGCTTCTCACCTGGATCAGTGGGAACAGCCTTGTTGCAACCCCTCTCCTTGCTTCCACCACGTGCCTCCCTGCAGCCTATTCACAGGATAGCCGGAGTGCCCCCTTTCAGATGTTAATCAGATcctgtcactcctctgctcaaagctCTCCACTGGCTTTTCATCTCCTTTGCCCTGACCTATAAGCCCCTTGATGACTGGGTGCCTTCCACCTCTGATCTTGTCATTGTCCTCTCCAACACCCACCAGCCCCCTTTATTGTGCTCAAACCCTCACACCAGGGCCTTCACACTTGCTGATCTCTTGTCTGTCCACTTTATGTAAAATCACATCCCCATTGCTCTCCACTCTCTTGCCtagcattttttttcatgatgcttattcatttatttattatctttttcttatacTCCCTCTCTCACTGCATCTCTATGCAAGCATCACAAGAGCACAATCCTTGCTTATTTTGTTCACAGTTATATTCTCAGCATCTCAGAATAGTGACTGACACATAGTaggagtttaataaatattttttgagtgaatGAATCATGTCACTCCAttgtttaaactttttattgGATTCCAATAAAAAGTCTCTTCAAGATACATTTCAGTTCTCTAGTGGGATATGCAAGTTTCTTCATGAGCACAGCCCTCTTTGTTTCTCTGGTCTCATGTCCTGTCATTTCCTGATGTGCCACATGCAGGTCCCCAAATGCACCAGGTTCTTCTAGGCCTCTGTGCCTCCATCCAGGCTCTGCCCTCTCCTCCAAACACCCTTTCCACCTCCCTTACCTTGACTCACAACTCAGCTCCATTCCTGTCTGTGTCAAAGTCAGAAGTCCTGGTAGCAGCCTTCTATGCTTTAAAACTCTATGATATTCCTGATCCTGCTCTATTCAATTGTCTCTTTATCTGGCTCCTCTACTAACTGTATCTCCCGTGAGTGAAAAAACAGGTCCTGTTCATTTAGGATTCTATAGTGCTAACACAATGCCTGCTATGTGATCTGTGCTTAATTAACTTATGTGTTTCAAGGGGATGGAAAAAAGTATGAATAAATCAGTGACAtaagaattacattttaatagaGAATTGGCAGTTCTTAGTGTGACAGGGGAAGagtaaaataaaagctaaacaaGCAGTCAAGAGAATTTACATTTCAAATGTGTTTGGAGTCATGTATTATTGAAACAAATATGCTTATATAATTCATCGTTCCTGAGGATATCACAATAATGAGTGTTCTTAATGATCAGATGAATGATAACCTGAATAGGTGAAAGAGGACAATTATATTCACTGAGGCCTGGATGAGAAGgcaaggggacacaaacattatAGGAAGCTCTTCATCTGCAGTGGTACCAAAGTAAAGTGTGGGGCATTAAGGAGATCAGGTTCACTTCCACAGAAAGGTTGGTGTAGCACTCCTTCATTCTGCAGCAGTGTGAGCTACATAGGACATTTTGCATCTCTGTGCAGAAGAAATTAATCATATGGCTTCAGACCCAGTAAGTAACATCTCATGTCTCAAAACTGACTTCTGGGAATTGTTTGAAAACCTGCCCTCCAGATGAATGAAGTGGCTGTCCTGATATTTTCTCACCATCAGAGTCATCTTTGCCCTTGGGATTTCCATGACCTTTATCAATATCCCAGTGGAATGGTTTTCCATCGGGTTCGACTGGACCTGGATGCTGCTGTTCGGTGACATCCGACAGGGCATCTTCTATGCGATGCTTCTGTCCTTCTGGATCATCTTCTGTGGCGAGCACATGATGGTAAGAGCCCCTGCGAGGGACAGACGTCTGTACCAGCTGCTTCCATGCAGGCTGCCAAGCTGACACCTGCCCCCCTTTGCCTCTAGTCAGCAGCGGGTGAGACAGAATAAACTAGTAGTTACAAGTGGGAACTCTGGAGGCAGACCCCTCTGGTTCACATTCCTGCTTCACCACCTGCTGACCAGCTGAGTGGCTTTAGGCAAATGACATTATCACTCTGAATCTCAGgtccctcatctataaaatgagacgTAAAGGCCTAACGCatggggtttttgtgtgaatTGAAAGAGAGAATGTGAGTAACTTAAGATAAACACACACATTCTAATGATTAGTATTATTTCTTGCCCTTGAGCTTGAGTTTCTTGTGTGCTGGCTTCTGCCCTGCTTGTCCTGTCCCCAGGAATACAGGTTAACCACCAGAGAATGTGGACCTGGCTCTTTCCAGCTGGCAATGTGTCCAGGTGGCCTAGTAACCCCTATTACTCGGAAATACAGACCTTCCTGGTCTCCTCAGTTTGCACAGACACCAAATCATATTTCAAGAGGGACTGAAGGTACCACGGTTTAAAATAAGAATGGTGTCGTCATCACACTGTGGCTAAGATGATATGCCAGCTGGAACTTGGTCTTCGTGTCAGGCACATGGGCTTCATGGCAGAGTGGACTGTTTTTAAATTCCATTATGGCTCAGTCATAAAAACCAGACCTCTGAAGTCCTGCCACTCTTCCAGGAGAGCAGTGTGAGAGCAGAGAGACAGACTTCTGCCTACCGCTAAACTGTCTACATTAGCGGGTCTTTCCCCATGAGGGGTCCTCCAGCAGAGATACGCTAAGAATGAGGCCTCGGCATCAGGGCCTGGGAGTGGAGGGAACTTGGTCCAGCACCAGGAAGCCAGCCAGCCGAGGATTGTCCACAGGGAGCTGGTGTGGACTGACCCACCTGGGGCCCTGCCTGGAGGCTAAGATCATCTttgctttcccttttttctcattctacattccttccttttctttctcttggtgtCTTTGTTTATCAAGGAGAATCATTGCTGGTTTTAATAAGGATGGGGAGGAAATATGCCTGTTTTCCTAACCATAAGAGACACACTTCACATATTTAAATGCTTTAATGTCTTTACTTTGTCTTCCGGGGATCAGTCACTTTTATAAACACAAGTTACAAGTCACATAGAAATTTAATTCAGAATGAGTTATTTTGTGGACCACAAAGTGTCCTCTGCCTGGGAGCTGAGGCCATTCTTTGTGTTCCCATGGCATCCTGTTCTTATTACTCTCAGAGCCCTTATGGCTGGGCTTTGTCATGTTCTGCATATGTGCCAGACTCCCCCACAGAGGTGAGTTCCTGAAGAAGAGATTTTCATCTTCTTTGTTCTCATACACCTAGAGTCTAGCATGGTGCTTGATACATAATAGGTGGTCAGCAGGTGTCCTTCGAATGCTGACTCCCCCATAGAATTGCTTGGTCTTCCTCTCCCCTCTATCTCCCTTCTCAATTTGGTTTTCCTCAGGATCAGCACGAGCGGAACCACATTGCAGGGTATTGGAAGCAAGTCGGACCCATTGCCGTTGGTTCCTTCTGCCTCTTCATATTTGACATGTGTGAGAGGTGAGCAGGTGTTTGTGGGACACTGAGCCAAactgtgcatcaccacgcccactCCTGTCACTTTAGGAGGAGTGTTGGAAAAGGAGAATGGTGGTCGGGAACCTTTGGTATGGAAGCACTGGATGTGGTCACATACTCAGACAAGGTCTGGGATCAAATCAAATGCACAGCTCTTTACAGTTGCAAAATGTTTGGGCTGATGTATTCTACAAGCTTCATTTCTCTTTAGGATCTCTGTAATGTTTTTTAGCCTAAATACAGCCCTCACCCCTGCAGCTGAAAAGCTAAGAATACGTGAAAAGGAAAGTTCCCGTTTGCCTTTGTATTAATTTGTCTTGCCTTTCCATCTCATTTTCTTTGTAGAGGGGTACAACTCACGAATCCCTTCTACAGTATCTGGACTACAGATGTTGGAACAGAGCTGGCCGTATCCTTCCTTGATGGGTTCAGGGTTTTATTTCTTCCCCTAGCCACCCAGTCCCCAAGATTGTTTTCTAAGGCTCTGCTGATGCTCCCCATATGTACTCAGCCAGGGCTTTGATTCTCAGGCCAATTATAACAGCACAATTAAGGCTGATAATAAGAATTACTGCTTGCtttcaagcctgggtgacagcaggcAAAATGAGAAGGTCGCAGCCCATCCTCACAGCAGAGGGATCCGAGTTtctgggcttactgcagcctgtcTGAATTATCTGTTATACACTGTTTACTGCAGACTGAAGCATGACTAGCTTTTCCCTGGAGCCATGGAGGTTCATCTCTGGGCCCCTGTGGGAGAGTCTGTTTCTGAAATTGCCTATGTGCGAGACTTCTTACAGTGACCTTGGTGTGCTGGCAGATCACACTGCTGCTATTCATTCCTGAGACCAAGTGGAGATAAGGCTAAGGTGATTAGTTCCAGAGGAGTAGCCGAGGCTTCTGGTTGGTTGGCATAAACGCTAAGTCTTCTTCAGGAAGCAGAAGTGACAGTCTTAGCTTATCCCTTTTAGGATGctggatttaaatattttatcttctggaATAGTATGTGACATGCTCTTGGGAGAAAAGGACTCTGCTCTGGAGTGGAGACAAAGGCCTGGGTTGTATTCTTCCTTGATGGCTCATATCTTGCCGTGTGCTAAGGACTATGCTTTGTCTTGCCACGATGTCTATATTGGTTTCTTAGTGTCACAAGAACATTGTGAGCAAACTAAATCTGTAGTATCATTACCTCAAAGATGAGAGAGAAGCTCTACCCTTCCTCCATTATGCCACCACCAAATGTTAGCTGCACAAGGAGAATGTTTATAATGTTAAATCTagttcaactttttaattttataaaatgatggAGTGAGTAAAATTTCAAGTCCTGCAGAAAATAACTATATTCCCTTCATTCCAGGATACTGTTCATTATAGGAAAGAAGGCGAAACTGCAttagatattatattatttaatgaaatatgcATGTGCCAAGTTCACACttattaaatgcttttaaaaatagacaatttgggccaggtgtggtggctcatgcctgtaatcccagcactttgggaggctgaggccagcggatcacctgagcttgggagttcaagacgagcctgaccaacatggacaaactccgtctctattaaaaatataaaattagccaggtgtggcggcacaagcccgtaatcccagctacttgggaggctgaggcaggagaattgcttgaacccaggaggaggaggttgtggtgagccgaaattgtgccattgtactccagcctaggcaacaaaagcaaaactctgtctcaaaaaaaaaaaaaaaggcaatttggGCAGAGTTGTTGTAGTGGAAAGGGGTTGGAATCAGGTCACCTGCCTTCAAGGCAGCTCACACTACCGCAGGCCTTGGTGGTTCTCAGATTGACTCTAATGGCAGGTCAGCCCCCCTAGTGGGTCTCAAGTATACTGGCAGCAACCCAAACTCCCATCTGTGCCATGTGTCCTTCAATCCCCATTCTGTTGGACAAGACTTTCTGTGGTGACAGAAGACTGCAAGTGGTCCTTCTTCCCTGGTTTCACTTTAAGACCTTCAAGCCCATGCCCAGGGCCCCTGCACTGAGCTCCCATGTATCTCCTCTTCAATTATGCCAGAGCATCTCAATCTCATTCTTATAAAACTCCAAGGACGAGCCCAGTGGTTTCCAAACATAGTCATACTTGATGTCCTAGCCCCGGAAAATCTGATTCCATATATCTAGGGAGGAAGCTGGGGATCTACATTTGAACTCTTCTGGTGATTTTAATGTGGTTTTTCATCTGATCCATAGTGACCAATATATGCTTTATTAgtgcttttcaaatttattgtgTATACGAATCTCCTGGGGACCTGGTTAAAAGGCAGATTCTGATTCCTTAGGTCTATGGGAGGGCCCAGATTCTTCATTTCTAACAAGCAAGACaccatttcttttcttacttGGTTTAGAAAGCAATATTGAACACCTCCCTCTGTGGTACTATTGTGTCAAGAAACCTATCACTGGCATTAGAATGTCAGGTTTTAATAATTTATCCCCTTGAAAATTTCCTATGTATTTGGAGACAAAACAAGTATTGCCAACAGACCTGGGGAGAAGTGCCTGGGCCCGCTCAGCTTGGCCTTGGCTAGCCCGTTGTTTCCTTTACTGGACACTACCAGATGGCCTTCATCATCGTGGCTGGAATCTGCCTCTGCCTCTACTTCCTGTTTCTATGCTTCATGGTATTTCAGGTGTTTCGGAACATCAGTGGGAAGCAGTCCAGCCTGCCAGCTATGAGCAAAGTCCGGCGGCTACActatgaggtgggcagattgcttggcTCGTTCTGGAACTGGTGCTTGCTTATCTTTCCGCTTGATgtgtaaacacacacaccccagagaTAGAAAGCCTTAACTTTGAAATACACATTGAGAGATTCTCATGTAGGATCTCTGGGCAAACTTAGAGGCCAAATCTTACTCTGAGAAGCATCTAGCTGGCCTGTCTAAATCTTGGCATTTTCTGTGGTACAAATGTGTTTCCATTTCCAATAAGGAGTAAACTTGTTCAGCCAGTTCTTCAGCTTGGTGATGGAATGTAGGTACATACTAGATGGGAGATTGGACtatggcagaactgggatttggTTGGGATGAGGCTTTAGTCAAAGTTCTGTCCCAAAATCAACCCTGTCCTGTAACTAAACAGGGTTTAGTCCAGGTGATCTGATTTCCAGACTCTTAACAGGCTACATTCCCCTAAAATATCCAGCAGATGCTCAGACCGTTCAGTAATCTCTGTTTATAGATTATGTTCCTCATTCAAGAGAAACACTTAACATCCTCAAATCCCCAATGCAAGCAACACATCCTTGATTTATCAGGGATCCCTTGGGTTCATGCCTAAGTGGCTGTCCTTGGAGAAACAAGCCTGATTCCTGTatgaaaagagaagcagaaactACAGAACCCCAGAGTTTTTATATGCAGTAGATCTTACACATAAGAGCCCCTGAATAATAGGCCTCCCTCCTTGAAACACAGGTTCTCTTAAATCCTGCTCTCAGGAAACCACAGGCACTTTCTAAGGCTTGCCTGTCTCCAGAGCTGGAGTGACATGAGAAAATTCAACCAAATCCACTTCATGTTGATTAATAtgcacatttctttttgttcactGGAGCAGAATTTTATTACAACCACAGAAAACTTGGATTTGGTAACTTTGAACCCTTGCAGAGAAGCATAACCAGCTTAGCAGGGAAATTAGCAGCCTCACGACGTGTTGTGAATATAATTTCCCAGGCTCTCGTATCACTGCTTTATGAGTGATAAGAACATAGGAAATATTTG
This DNA window, taken from Macaca mulatta isolate MMU2019108-1 chromosome 1, T2T-MMU8v2.0, whole genome shotgun sequence, encodes the following:
- the WLS gene encoding protein wntless homolog isoform X4, yielding MPWGPNQCDKIRDIEEAIPREIEANDIVFSVHIPLPSMEMSPWFQFMLFILQLDIAFKLNNQIRENAEVSMDVSLAYRDDAFAEWTEMAHERVPRKLKCTFTSPKTPEHEGRYYECDVLPFMEIGSVAHKFYLLNIRLPVNEKKKINVGIGEIKDIRLVGIHQNGGFTKVWFAMKTFLTPSIFIIMVWYWRRITMMSRPPVLLEKVIFALGISMTFINIPVEWFSIGFDWTWMLLFGDIRQGIFYAMLLSFWIIFCGEHMMDQHERNHIAGYWKQVGPIAVGSFCLFIFDMCERGVQLTNPFYSIWTTDVGTELAMAFIIVAGICLCLYFLFLCFMVFQVFRNISGKQSSLPAMSKVRRLHYEGLIFRFKFLMLITLACAAMTVIFFIVSQVTEGHWKWGGVTVQVNSAFFTGIYGMWNLYVFALMFLYAPSHKNYGEDQSNGDLGVHSGEELQLTTTITHVDGPTEIYKLTRKEAQE
- the WLS gene encoding protein wntless homolog isoform X3, with translation MPWGPNQCDKIRDIEEAIPREIEANDIVFSVHIPLPSMEMSPWFQFMLFILQLDIAFKLNNQIRENAEVSMDVSLAYRDDAFAEWTEMAHERVPRKLKCTFTSPKTPEHEGRYYECDVLPFMEIGSVAHKFYLLNIRLPVNEKKKINVGIGEIKDIRLVGIHQNGGFTKVWFAMKTFLTPSIFIIMVWYWRRITMMSRPPVLLEKVIFALGISMTFINIPVEWFSIGFDWTWMLLFGDIRQGIFYAMLLSFWIIFCGEHMMDQHERNHIAGYWKQVGPIAVGSFCLFIFDMCERGVQLTNPFYSIWTTDVGTELAMAFIIVAGICLCLYFLFLCFMVFQVFRNISGKQSSLPAMSKVRRLHYEGLIFRFKFLMLITLACAAMTVIFFIVSQVTEGHWKWGGVTVQVNSAFFTGIYGMWNLYVFALMFLYAPSHKNYGEDQSNGMQLPCKSREDCALFVSELYQELFSTSKYSFINDNAASGI